The Bacteroidota bacterium genomic interval ATTTGCAATTTTTCAAGTACGCAAATTGAAAATTATTTTTCAAGAAATGATGATAGGACATTAGATATTACACCATATATAAATTCGATAGCTACAAAATTAATTATTGAAGGAGACCATTTAACAAGTTATTCAACTTGGTTAGAAATTGGAGTTGAGAATTTCGATATAATATCAAAAATTACTTATTCAAAAAAGTTTAAAGTAAAAGCAAAAATTAAAGTTATTTCAAAATTTACTCCTAAAATAAATATGGACTAATGGATTTTATTTGGTATAGTGCAATAATTAATTCAGACAATATTGAACAAGGAGATTTAATTAAAGATTGCCCAATAGTTATTCCTCCTTCAAAAATTGAAGAAGGAGATGAGCCTGAAATTGAAATAAGATTAATTAATTCTATTATTCTTTCTCAATCTTGTGATTTAGTAAATAATAAAATCGATATTGTTTTAGTTTGTCCATATTATCCTTTAAAAGTTTTTATTGAAAATTTACCTGAAGATCAAAACTCTAAAAAATTGATCAAAAAAAATATTGACAATTTACGAAAAGGGTATCTACCTGGTTATCATCTACTAAACAAATTTGATGATTTAAAAATTAATGATTATCTTGTTGTAGACTTTAGGAATGTTTATGGGATTGAGATTAATAATTTAAAAGATATTGCATACAAACAAATTAATAGGATAAGACTATTACCGCCATATAGAGAACATTTATCACAAGCATTTGCAAGATATTTTATGAGAGTAGGATTACCACAAGATATTCTAATTGAAGGTTATTAAGAAGTAGTAATAGCTCAACAAATAGTTTAAAAAATTGGGTAGAAAGTGAGAAATATGAAGAATTTAGCATTAATTAAATGATTGAAATAAATTGAAATTTTATATTTCAAAATGCCAAACGTTTCATATTTACGGTGTTAGTCTTATTTGAGCAATATAAACTACCATACCACAAAGTTTGCAAAGAATTTGGACTCAATAAATTTGTTTTTTTTGTGTATAAAATAATATAGTATTTATATGAATATTTAAAATTAAGTAAATTATGAACATAAAAGCTTCAATCAAAGCAAAAACTATATTAATAATTCTATTTTTGTCATCGTTTTTATCCATAGCACAAGAATTCGATGGTGGAGTTTTTGCCGGATTAGTATCGAGCCAGGTAGATGGCGACCAATATGGTGGGTACAATAAAGCAGGTTTTCAGGTAGGAGCTTTTGTAAACCGAAAACTTACGGAAAAGTGGGGAGCTCAATTAGAATTAAAATATATCGGGAAAGGGAGCCGCGAGTCTGATAAAAAAACCGGAATTATATACTACCGATCGAAATTGAATTATGTAGAAATGCCTTTGTTGATGAACTATTCAGTAGATAAATTTACCTTTGAAGGAGGTATAGCTGGCGGAGTACTTATAAACTCTGGTGAAGAAGACGAAAGTGGCGAACTTTCAATAGAATACACAAAGGAATTTAATAAAATCGAAATAAGTGGAGTAGCAGGTTTTAACTATCATCCCTGGGATAAAATATATTTAAACTTCAGATTCTCATATTCTTTACTTCCAATACGTCAGAATTTGAGCGATAACATTCCAACAATCTATTATCACCAAAAATATTCGTTCAATAATTTGATGAGCTTTGCAATTTATTATCAATTTCAGAATTAATATAAATTAGAATAGCTTGATAAAATTTTGTGTCTAATTTTGATTATTTGAATTTTGCCCTAAATTAGCTACATAATAAACTATAGAATATGACTATAAATGAAATACAAAATGAAATAATTGATGAGTTTTCGGTATTTGATGAATGGTTAGATAAATATAATTATTTGATCGATCTAAGCAAAGAACTGCAGCAAATAAACCCGGATTTCAAAACCAATGAAAATGTAATAGACGGTTGCCAATCGAAAGTATGGCTGCATGCTGAATTACGGGATGGAATATTAATTTTTTCTGCTGATTCCGATGCTATAATCACAAAAGGAATAATTGCATTGTTAGTAAAAGTTTTATCTAATCAAAAACCTAAAGACATAATAGCCAACAAATTATATTTTATCGACAAAATTGGTTTGCAAGAAAACCTCTCTCCTACTCGATCAAATGGACTATTAGCTATGGTGAAACAAATGAAACTATACGCCATTGCCTACGATGCCAAAATGAACCAAAGTTAAACACCTCTTGTATTGTTAGTTTTCAGGAATCATTCTATTAAGGTTCAAAGTGGAGGTTTTCGGACTTTTTGAAACATGCAGAATATATTTTACAAACCAATAAATCAAAAAACAATTAACATGAACATAGACTTTCTAAAAACAGAAAATGAAATTGTAAGAGTGTTGAAAGATATTTACGATCCCGAAATTCCTGTTAATATCTACGATTTAGGTTTAATTTACAAAATAGATGTTGCCGACAGCCACAATGTAACTATCACAATGACTTTGACAGCACCAAATTGCCCCGTAGCAGACGAGCTTGTGAATGAAGTGAAACAACAACTTAATAAAATTGAAGGAATTTCTAAATTAGATTTGATTTTAACTTTCGATCCGCCATGGGATAAAGAAATGATGTCGGAAAATGCAAAATTTGAACTTGGGTATTTGTAAAAATTCACAAAATTATTACTCAGTAAACACCTAATTTTCCTATCATAAAAAAATGAATTATTCAAAATTCATTAAATCCGAAGCCATAAAATTAGGTTTTCTTGCAGTTGGCTTTTCAAAAGCTCGTTTTCTTGAAGAAGAAAAAGCACACTTTTCGGAATGGATAGCTGATGGAAAGCACGGCGATATGAAATATATGGAAAACCATTTCGACAAGAGGTTGAATCCAAATTTGCTTGTTGATGGTGCAAAATCTGTAATTTCGCTATTGACAAATTATTATCCGGAAAAATTTCAAGAACAAAAAAATAATCCGAAAATATCGAAATATGCTTATGGCACAGATTATCATTTTGTCATAAAAGAAAAGCTAAAAACACTTCTTTCAATTATTAAAGAAAAAAATCCGAATGCAGAAGGAAGGATTTTTGTTGATTCGGCACCGGTTCTTGAAAAAAAATGGGCTGAGCTTGCAAACTTAGGCTGGATTGGGAAAAACTCAATTTTAATAACTAAGAAACATGGCTCTTTTGTTTTTATTTCAGAGATAATTATAAACCTCGAACTTGAGTATGATTCGAAACACAAAAATTATTGTGGGAACTGCAATTTATGTATAGAAGCCTGTCCTACACAGGCAATCGACAAAAATGGCAGTATTGATAGTCGAAAATGTATCTCGTACTTAAGCATAGAAAACAAAAACGAAATCCCGGCGGAATTTGAAGGTAAGTTTCAAAACTGGGTTTTTGGTTGCGATATTTGTCAGGATGTTTGCCCTTGGAACCGATTTTCACAACCACACAATGAGCCCGAATTTGAAGCTATCCCTTCAATTTTAAATTTCACAAAGGCTGACTGGCAAAATTTAGACAGAAATGATTTTAATAGGATTTTTAAAAAATCTGCTATAAAAAGAAGTAAATTTCAGGGATTTATGAGGAATTTGGAGTTTATTGATTGACAGTTATTATGAAAAATTGATTTTTTTAATAAATTTCTTTTCTGTGCCCAACAGAAATAACAGTAACAACAACTGTTTCATCGTTTATTTCGTAAATTATCCGATAATTTTTGACACGAATACGATATGCTTCTTCACCTTTTAGTTTTATATATCCATATAGTCGAGGATTTTCCATAAGTGATGCAATAGCAGATTTTATTTGTGGAATGGCTTTTTTATCAAGCTTCATTATTTGCTTTTGAGCATATCGCTCAATAAAAATAGTATATTTCATTCCAAACCAAATTCTATTTCTTTAAATGCTTTTTCAAATGGAATGGGCTCACTCTTATGCCTTTTTGCTTTTCGATATTCTTTAATATCTTCGAGTTCCTCAGAATCAGCCAATAATTTCTCATAAACCTTGATAGGCAACTGAATAGCAATCTTATTGCCTTTTTTATCAATAACAATATTTTCCTCAAACA includes:
- a CDS encoding PorT family protein, with protein sequence MNIKASIKAKTILIILFLSSFLSIAQEFDGGVFAGLVSSQVDGDQYGGYNKAGFQVGAFVNRKLTEKWGAQLELKYIGKGSRESDKKTGIIYYRSKLNYVEMPLLMNYSVDKFTFEGGIAGGVLINSGEEDESGELSIEYTKEFNKIEISGVAGFNYHPWDKIYLNFRFSYSLLPIRQNLSDNIPTIYYHQKYSFNNLMSFAIYYQFQN
- a CDS encoding type II toxin-antitoxin system RelE/ParE family toxin, with the translated sequence MKYTIFIERYAQKQIMKLDKKAIPQIKSAIASLMENPRLYGYIKLKGEEAYRIRVKNYRIIYEINDETVVVTVISVGHRKEIY
- a CDS encoding SufE family protein — its product is MTINEIQNEIIDEFSVFDEWLDKYNYLIDLSKELQQINPDFKTNENVIDGCQSKVWLHAELRDGILIFSADSDAIITKGIIALLVKVLSNQKPKDIIANKLYFIDKIGLQENLSPTRSNGLLAMVKQMKLYAIAYDAKMNQS
- the queG gene encoding tRNA epoxyqueuosine(34) reductase QueG, which codes for MNYSKFIKSEAIKLGFLAVGFSKARFLEEEKAHFSEWIADGKHGDMKYMENHFDKRLNPNLLVDGAKSVISLLTNYYPEKFQEQKNNPKISKYAYGTDYHFVIKEKLKTLLSIIKEKNPNAEGRIFVDSAPVLEKKWAELANLGWIGKNSILITKKHGSFVFISEIIINLELEYDSKHKNYCGNCNLCIEACPTQAIDKNGSIDSRKCISYLSIENKNEIPAEFEGKFQNWVFGCDICQDVCPWNRFSQPHNEPEFEAIPSILNFTKADWQNLDRNDFNRIFKKSAIKRSKFQGFMRNLEFID
- a CDS encoding DUF59 domain-containing protein, yielding MNIDFLKTENEIVRVLKDIYDPEIPVNIYDLGLIYKIDVADSHNVTITMTLTAPNCPVADELVNEVKQQLNKIEGISKLDLILTFDPPWDKEMMSENAKFELGYL